The genomic stretch ATATCTCGGTACGGCCAAACGAAAGCATTACTAAGTTGGTTAGTAGGATGACCAATCCGGAGTTTCCTGTCATGTTCTCAGGATTGAGACCATATTATCTAGTAATTGTCTTGCAATCATAATCAGTTATAAACGGAATGCGAATCTTAATGCGAAAATATATTCCTTCAATAATTCTAGTGTTTCGATTGACCCGACGTGTGCAAATGACGGAACCCAATCTCGTACCCCAAATGGGGTGACTTACATGCCCTGTGATTGGGCACAAACAGTGGGCCCTACCTTTTACTGGACCAATCATCATCACATCTGTAACATATTGGAGCGAGCATTTGACCCACTTGTTTGTTATACGTGGCCCGATACAGTGAAATAAGCGGGGCCCGCTATTTAGAACCGGTAGTATCACGCCACGTGGCACCGTCGCATTGCCGAAGCACCACTGAAATGATAAGTGCATGTCTGTAGACCACGTCAATCATGCTGTCGTCGCATGAATATGGCTCAATACAGTGAAAGGTGGGGCCCGATATTAGATCCAGTGAACTCTTGCCACGTGGAGAGATGGCATTGCGCAATAACTGATAAGTGTATGTCTGTCAACCACGTCAATCATGCTGCGTTCGCATGGCGATAGAACAACTGAACAGGGCAAACAGTAGTGTTACCCGTGTCGTGCATCTTTATCCGTTGCCCCCTCCACGGCAGAGGAAGGAAACGGAGGGGAACAGAGACGGGGGTGATGGGGAATGGAGAGGAGAGGATTGCCCTTCTCCAAGGGGAAGTCAACGAGGAGGAAGTGTCGGGGACGGGGTTGGTGAGGAGGTCTTGGATCGAGTCCAGGAAGCTATGGAGGATCGTAGGCCCGGCGATCTTTGGCAGGGTGGTAATCTACAGTTTGAACGTCATCACCCAGGCCTTCGCAGGCCACCTCGGCGACCTCGAGCTCGCATCCATCTCCATCGCCAACACCGTCGTCGTTGGATTCAGCTTCGGCCTAATGGTATTAACCGTTTCCCGTCTCTCTGAACTTTTCCCCAATTCTTTAGATCTGGGAAGAGGATATGTAGTTGCTCGATTTGCTTGGAAGCCTATAAATTCCCTTTCTGTCATGTTCAGTAATCGTCTTGACCTGTGGCATCCGATGGAGGAGCATGTTTAGGGGACATTGCTATGATCAAATTATCTTCAGTTAAATGAGGGGGAAAAAGCGTTTCTGCTATATTAAGTTGAATCCGAcattcctttatttttttctcagaAGAACGAAGGAGGATCAATTAATCGACTGATTAAGATGTCATGTTAATATCGTAATGTTTGATGGAATTACTTCCCCCAAATTTACGATTCGAAGTTCTTCCGACTGTTGGAAACTGATTGCAATCATCAATTGCAGCTTGGAATGGCGAGCGCATTGGAGACACTATGTGGGCAGGCTTTCGGCGCTAAGAAGTACCATATGCTAGGCGTGTACCTGCAGCGATCGTGCATTGTGCTTTTCCTGTGTGCCGTCCTCTTGCTCCCGATTTACTTCTTTGCCACCCCCATCCTGATGCTCATCGGGCAGCCGCCCGAACTGGCGGTGCAAGCCGGACAAGTGTCGATGTGGTTCATTCCGCTGCACTTCTCCTTCGTCTTCCTCTTCCCCCTCCAACGATTCTTGCAGTGCCAGCTCAAGAACTCGATCATTGTCATAGTTTCAGCAGTGTGCCTTGTCGTCCACCTGCTCGTCACTTGGCTCTTCGTTTCGAAGCTGCAATTTGGCCTAATTGGAACTGTATTCACCCTAAACTTCTCGTGGTGGGTTGGTATTTTCTGCCTCTTTGGTTATATCGCATGCGGAAGCTGCCCCGACACATGGACGGGCTTCTCAATGGAAGCCTTTGGGGGCCTGTGGGAGTTCATAAAGCTTTCGGCTGCTTCTGGTGTCATGCTATGGTTAGTCCCTTCCCTTAGTGTCCAACTTCGAAATCATCCAAGATCACTCATCTTTAATGGTGATATATATGCTTAGTGTACCCGTATATGTTCTTCTCACtgtaatttttcttcatttacttGCCTTTCAAGATCTGGCAACTAAAAAAAGCTTCTTTAAATGTGTCGTAACCACAGCTTGGAGAACTGGTACTATAGAGTACTGATCTTGATGACGGGGTATCTAAAGAACGCTGAGATCGCTGTGGATGCCATCTCTATTTGGTAAGCTGTCTGAGCCTTGCAAGTATTAGTTATGCCTTTGTCTTCTGGTCAAAAAACTAATAATGTTCAGTGGATCTTGAAACAAGTAGGGACTTGACCTGCTTCATAATTCTTGTTCAACAGCATGAGCTTGAATGGATGGGAGTTGATGATACCTTTGGCATTCTTTGCTGGCACCGGGTAAGTCAAAAATTATGGTTTGAGAAGAAAACTccaaatatttcttctttttccttatcCCTCCATTTGCTTTCTTATCATTTAAATTTTAATTGCATTAGTTATATTTTATGGAATGATTTTTTGATTTATTGCCTGACTTTCTTCATTATCTATTAAATGAAGGCTTAAATgtcattcaaaaataaaaataagaaattcaaaaaaaaagTCTACAACCATCATGTATGCCTGCTTTTCTTGTGCAGGATCATTTCTTATTTATttccttgtttattttctttgttttgcTGTTCTTAAGATACGTTCTTTAACCAACAACTTTTGAagtatattttcttaaaattttattttattttaaaaataattctatcaaaatttagattattttttttatattactgTTCTAATACAGTTTCCTTTTCATCCTGCTTTATGTATTAATTTTCCAGCTTTAACTTCCTCAAAAGAGTGAAGGGAAGCTTTGTTTGAAAGTGATTGCAACAATCATACACCCTAAACctcaagatcatttattatttatttattgatttcTTCAGTTTGCTGATAAAGTTCGAAATAATTAAATCGTATCTCGAGGTTATGTTCTTTGACTTTAAGATAGTTTTGATGTTTTTAAATTATACTTTCTTAATACTTTTATTCTATTTAAAAAAATGGTTACACtttagataattttttatattattgttcCAATATAGTTTCCTTTCCATCTCCCTTTATGGACAACTTTTTCCAGCTTTAATCTCCACCAAAAAGAGAAGTAGAAAAGAACTGTCCATGTCAAGAAAGTCGAAAGAAAGTGGGGAGTAAGAAAGAGACAGCTCAAAATAATTCACAAAGTGACAGTAGGTCTTGATCAACCAATAAATGTTATTTAAGACAGTAGCTTGTTTTATTCACCGCGGACATCCGTTGCCAGCGTCCCCTGGACCATCGTTGATGCTGGCAACAGCATTGATTTTATCTGCTACGTCGTTGTCCTGCGGCCAGTCACCTGCTACAGATATGGGGACATTTCTGAACCCATCATTTAGTTCTGGAGCGCACTACGGCACTTGTCATATGGATTATATGTTATGCACCACATGGATTGGGTTCCACATAAATCTTTCGCCCAAACAGGACATCAAATGTATGGTGTCTACCTTTCCTGGAGACCTAACCTCATTTCTCGAGCGTGTCTATTGTGAGGTTATTATTAGAGGCACTATTTGTTCGCTAAGTTTATGTAAAAAGATTAATGAATTTTGATTAATTACTGATTTAATGTATATTAGTTAATAATCTTTTAATGTTAATAGAACTCGAATTAGATTACTCAAGTAATGAAGACCACTAATTAGTGCTTTGCTGTCGAGTTTGTGGAAGAAAAATTATACAATATGCAGGTGCAAAATGCATTTGAAGTATCTAAATAATTGATTTGACTTTAGGATAGTAAATATATTGTCAAAATTATGATTTGAGAATTATGCACTCTTTGTCTCCACTGTTGATATGATCAGTCTTCGTGGTTAACTCGATGTTGTGAAACTATCTATCatttcttttataaataaatatatatatatatatataagagaaaatgtttgattaatcatgaggaAATTTTCATTCAATCTGCaaaatattcatatttcataTCTCATGTTTTGTCTAGAATATGTAAAAGGTTGTGCCCGAATTGTGTccgaaaaagttaatttttgctCATTATAGAcaaaaaataactaaaaaaagtTTAAATGTTAGAATTATTTGGAATGAAAAATATCTAgaaaaaccaaatttttataatatTGATTTTTTCGTTGGTTTTTCTGATATATTAGAGTGCGGGTGGCCAATGAGCTCGGAGCTGGCAATGGCAAAGCTGCTAGGTTCGCCACCATTGTATCCGTGGCTACTTCTGCTGTGATCGGCCTCTTCTTTTGCTTGCTGGTCTTGGTGCTCCATGATAAGTTCGCCCTCATCTACTCATCCAGTTCGGTTGTGGTCGAAGCCGTTGACGAACTGTCCCTTCTACTGGCGCTCACAGTTCTCCTCAACAGCGTCCAACCTGTTCTTTCCGGTGAGCACTCTCCCCTGTTCTAAACAAATATCTTAGTTTGATCCTTCTTGTGATTCTTCAGCTTAGCTGACCTCAACGTTAAACAAATTTGCTAGTTATTCAACATCAGAAACATTCTAACCACACTTTGTCTTCTGCAGGTGTTGCTGTAGGGTCAGGGTGGCAGGCTCTGGTGGCATATGTTAACATAGGAACATACTACCTTGTTGGAATTCCTGCTGGAATTCTCATGGGATGGGTCTTCAAACTTGGCGTTCTGGTATGTTTTGCTTATTTCCATGCACGCTACTTCATATCGAGCTTTAGTCGATACATTACATAGTGAAAAGAGAGTACACTTTGGAAGTAAAGAAGAGACTTGAAAAGAAGTGACTTGTTGTCTGAAGCCTTACAAAAGAAAACGAAAAAAACAAAACTATGAGAATCAACAAAGTTCTCTGTTATATTCATTTAGTTGGCCACAATTTTTGCAACTAGGATAATTTTAAAGAAGGGTCCCCATtttagataaattttaaaaagtatATATTATTAAAGCTGACAAGTATTTATGGAGTCCAAATAGGAACCAAGTTACTGGAAAATAAGACAATATTGAAGCTTAGATCACAAGGAATTCAAGTATGAAACTAAAAACTTAGCAATTAAGATTTGATTGTTCTAGAAGTGCCTTATATATCTCAAGGTTTTGGTAAGGAAGAGAACAAAGAATATATTTCGAGTGCTTCTAAATTTCTTTCTAGGAAATATAGAGAGGATGAGAGAAAAGataaggaaaattatttaaaatttatttgagagATTGTATAAAAGGACATGTATAGACTAGCTCCGggaaatttatagttttttacATCTATGATAGCAAGGAGCACCttaactatttttttatttatgttttttttttaactctGAAATTTTCTTTTCATACTGACGTATTCTCCTATATATATAGCCAATCATTATCATGTGCAtctcttccttctttttttctttcttttggagCTGCTATAATGGGTAACCTCCTAATTTATTTTAGTTGGTCAGGAAAGCATAATTTCGATAAGCTTATTCTGCTATGTATTTTCTTATATGGTCATTATTCGTctaatttaagaaagaataattgCTTCTTGAAGATTTATTGACTTTGACGGACCAAAACTTACAATGCAGGGAATTTGGGCTGGAATGATCGGTGGAACTGCAGTCCAGACGCTGATCTTAGCCATTATGACCATCAGATGTGATTGGGATGAGGAGGTGAGACTGCGGAGACAGTTCTTAGTTCTCATTGTCTTCTCTAATTCTCGTAGTGTAGTTGATTCCAAGTGCGCCGGCTGTCTAATCTGCAGGCCAAAAACGCCAGCGCACGCATGGAGAAATTGGCTACTTCCAGTAAACCATGAAGCAAAGACCGTGGCAGCGACTTGGAAGCAGATATTACCATGGATTAAGATGTTTGATATCAATCACTAAGTTTAGGAAGAGAAAAGGGCATCGATCGTATCACCAGTAGGTgaaaacctttttttttgttaGTAAAAATTACCATAGATTAATTATAGTTGGGCAGTAATCACACATCTTTTGACATCAGGTCCAGTTGATCGCTCCGATTCTGATAACTTTGTTGATGCTATCACGAGGAAGAATCACACCTAACATGATGTTGCTCCTGTCTTATATTTGCTCAGCCGTACATGCTTGTGTTCGCATTTATCAAGCTCAGAATTGAATTCCCTGATGGTGATGTTGAGAGATATTATAATGATGGTTATGATCCATGCAATATCTATCATGATTATTGTTAACATTGTTGACAAGCGCATATACTATTATACTGAGGACATCACACTTATTGAATGGGGCCATGAAATAGGATAAAGAGGGGCTTGCCGTTTATCAACATCACATCACATCCCATCCATGTGATCTCTTCTTCCCAATTCATTCAAGCATCGTACTGAAATGTTGCAGTATGTCATCAAAGACTGACTTCTCTTTCATTTTGTGGACTTGGGGATCTCTCCATGGCTACGTCAACTCAACCAACAGCCTGTAATCGGAGGGACAGAGAAGATAAGGATTGGGAGCTTCATAAAGGCTACATACTTTTCACAGATCAGCGTGAGATGGCAAGCATGATGAGATGATTTCCTATGATCTATTGGAATCATTTGCTTCAATAGTAAAGAACGAAAAGGAAACCTATGATCTATTGGACAACGAGATCGGCTAACTGGTCTGGTTTTCTTGGTGGAATAGGAGTCCAATGAAGAGGAAGGACTTCAccttgaaaataaaatattttctttttaaaatattttctttttaaaatatttttattatctcCTCTTGATTTTATGTGGTTACAATACAAAAATATTAGACGTATCATCATAGAATCAATCATATTCGGAATATTTAGAACACAGACATCATATTCTTACTTTAAAATTTCAAAAGTAGAAATTCTTAATTTTCTAAGGATAGAGTGACTTTctcattaattaaattattttattactttGGAGATAAAACACTAAATGCAATTGAAGTGACTTCCCCACGTGATATGCATGTGAAGAGAAAACAAAGCAGTAGCAATCAATAGCTCCATAAAAAGACACCTTCTGCTCCTGTTTGGTCAACTGTGCTATATGTCACCTTTTTCATTCCTGTTCATAAACTTCTACCCTCATTATATATATGAGTATATATATTGTgagtgtatacatgtatatatgtgtgtgatcgAGTTCCTTAGCGTGTagggcaccaccaccaccatcaatcATTGACCTCTTCTTGCAAGGAAAGAAGGAAGGTGATCAGATCAGTGTGCAGGAATGGCTCGGTCGCTTCTCTCTCCCATGCCCTCAAGCCCCCAGTTCTCCTCCATCTACCGCCGCCTCGCTCTTCTTCCTTGCCGTTTCGTCGGGATCTCCACGTCCGTCCGCGCACACCGACGGCTTCTTTTTCTTCGGGCGGCCGCTCAATCCCCAGGCCCCGCTGGCGACGACGCTTCGTCTCTAAGCCAAGAAGATGCACAGTACTCTCTctgtctcgctctctctctctttctttctttcttacgaATCTTTGCTAAATGGTTGCATGATTTCACTAACGTAGGAAGAAGAATTCTAAGACTGCAGCTCCAGATCTACCAAGTCTTCCCTACCCCAACATACCCATCTGGTGCTGCTACCGTACACCATTAGTTGCAGTGACACCTAATAATCTTTCCTCCTCTCCACCTTCTGAGACTGTGATGTCTGCAGGGCGAGATGGGTTTTGGGGGCCGCAGTCATCCTGGCCGTGCCGTTCTACAGAAGGTTCTTAAAGATCGAAGGTAGAGATGATGCGCAACTGATCAGCGCCGTAAACTTGTCGAGCTTATAGTGCTTAAGCTGTGGGTCTCGGAACCTGATGTTAGGTGAGGTGAAGAAGACGGCTAAGGCGGCAGTGGGGGTCGTGGAGAAGGTGGCCGAGGCGACGGAGAAGATAGCGATGGAAGTAGCGGAGGCGCTGCCGGAGAACACAAAGCTGAAGCAGGTAGCTTTGGAGGTGGAGGAGATAGCCGAAGTGGTAGACAACGAGGCAAAGCTAGCAGAAACCATCCTTGAGGAGGTACTGCCTGCCTCGTTTCTCATCTCACCGCCATACAAGTATGGGATTTGGTAGCTCGATCAAAGGGAGATGCAAATGTTGTGAGAGTTGACTTGAAACAGCCGGTGTTGGTGCTTATCTCTCATGTCGTGCAGGTCGACGACGTGGTGGAGAAGGTGGACACTCTGGTTGAGCCCATCGTTGACGAATTGGAAGGCGGAGAAGGAGAGGTGACAAGACAAGGCAAAGATTCCAAGGAGACCATCTGATTCAGAGCCATGTTCGTCTGTCTCTAGTGTCAAATCATAGGCATGGATATTTGTGCGCATTGTCTCAGAACGATATTTTTCCCTTTTGTTGTTATGATTGACATATGTTTTGCTGAGATTTGGAGATTAGATCACCAAATATGCATATGATTGCATGTAAtaagaaagaagattgatagaaATTTATGATTCACGTCATTTAAATGTCAATTCAGTGGGAAGGCCACTTGGGATTGCACGCCCACCCACCACCAGCCGCGGATTCCCTCCGCCACCCGCCACCCACCGCCCACCACCCCGTCGCAGTGAGACATCGCTTTCCACAGACCATCAATCGCGAACACCCACCAGCAACAAAACATTGACGAGAATTGAAGAAGATAGAAAATAATAACATCGATTATGATCGCGATTAACGCATTAACCTGAGATCACAGATCACAGTTTTGGTTTTATGGTTTCATTTCAACTAAACTATGATGAAGCAATTATGGAACTTTTATTCCTTTCTTTGTTCTTCAAAAGTTGGAAGATAATTTATGCTTTCGCTTAATTATTCCAAACATTTATATTCTCTTACCCAACTCAGACTTCATTTTTGGATTCAGTCAGCCTCAAGTAAACTGAAcccattttttattattattattattattattattattattataatatatatatatatatatatatatatatattctttacatATATATGTCTTCATGGGTTTTAAAAATTCTTTATTGACTTACTATATTTTTCTTTACATATCCCTCATTTCTATATTTTTCAAAGAGAGTCATTTCCCTCAATAAAAGTAGCAAAATACCCTTAAAAAGGTTTTTGGCCAAAATCACTTAAAAACTTATACTCTTTTTCTTGAAATATTACAAAATATCCTTAATTTTCATCCAAAATAACTTAACATTTTCAAATAAAGTATTTTGTGAAACATTAATACATATAATAAGATAAATAATTTAGATATGAGAGAATTTGAATAAACTAATATAGTGTTTTTGAATATGATTATAGTGTtagtttaataattaaaaaaaagattgtAACTCTTTTAGTTTAACACCAAATCGTTTTGACTAATTAAGAAAAACTCAAAACTTGTAGCTTTTCTGAAAAAAGAGAATGGGACTCCAATCTCCCTATCTAATTTATTGAAAGCAATTACACGTCTGATTTGAGTATctaaaagaggaagaaagaactTGAGGTGTCCCCTTAGTTATAGGACAAAGCTGTGGTCCTCCAACACATGAGGAGGCTCCCGGGCTATCGGTGGAGGACCGGTTCAACTTAATCTCTCCTCCGATGCACACTTTAAATGCaagccaaaaccctctcccacatCCATCCATCAGCTCGACAAAGGGGAGCAGCAGCATCTACAGAGAAGATCCAGATGGCAAACACCAAGGCCGTCGCCGTCGCTCTCCTCTGCGTGATGGTGCTCTCTGTCGCTGCCGTCGACGCCGTCTCCTACACGACGGTGGACAACTCGTGCTTCTGCTTCTGCATGATCGAGCGGTGCATGATCACCCCCGGCGCCACCAAAGAGGCCTGCGCCCCCCCCTGCGACGAAGGCTGCGTCAAGGCCGGCCTCCATGGCCGGATCGACGAACATGACTTCTGTGGGTACCGATGAGTTCACCGTGCCGGGTTGGAGGTTCAACCAAGCTGTTCCTTCTCTGATACCTTCATCATGTTACTGTGTTTGCCTCAACCTTGGCATTGCCACTTGTTGCCTCTGATTCTAGTGGATGTTCTTGTTGCTTATTAATATCATATTTCTTTTCTAAATTATGTCCGATTAAAAATTTATCAATGATTGAGTTTATACAATTATGCATCATATGTAATCTGTTTATATAACGCTATGATAAACCCATCCCGAACCAATACAACTATGGAAGGAGTAATCTAATAAATTACTTTTAACTCGTGATTGAATCAGAAATATTTGTGTCATGACTTGGCAGGGGTGCGCCAGGCCCGTGCAGTAGTGCAACGCATGGGCGACGCTCGAGGGCCCCGGCAGCAAGCTACCGTGGTAGGCCCTCCCCCAcaagaaattaatttaatatcatggTGGGTCGATGACCCAcgtatcagatattaaactgataagaacagatactacacttgatcttagccaaaaggccgaGAAAGGTATGCTTTTGTAAGGAGCCATCGACCTCCTTTTATAGTCTCCTGTCTTGCTCTTCGTTCTGTTCCCAACGATGTGGGATAATGAAGACTGTGCTATCAGCATAATGAAACTCCAGGGACACCAGCAACTAGAGATGCTGAAGACTGCCTATACTTGGTGTCGGAGTTGGAGAGCATTGGATTATATTGTTGCTTAGCATTCTTTGGTGAGAGGTCCTTGATCTCTTGTTTGTGGTCTTATCATCTACTTCTGTCCATATCCTGTGAGCTTTGGATTGTTTTGTTGCATAGCATTTGTTGTGATACAACTTTGACCTTTTGCTTGTGACCTTGTCTTCTACCATTCCTGTCCAAAACGTGTCAACTCATTTTTTGGTTGTTTGATAAAACTACCCTTTTGAAGTTGAAGATTAATCAACTTCAAAAGATTGGTTGTTCTTCTTAATGTCCAATTAATCATTATTATGGAAGTTCATAATTTGTGGCAGCCAAATGACTCTTAGCAATTTTTTATTTGAAAGATTAGATGCTGAAATCTCCCTTTTTGTCTTTTGTGTTGAAGATTCATTTTCTTGACCTTAGACTTCATTAGTATAAAATGATTTTCCTGTTTTGTTCTTGATTACCGGTTTGCATTCAATAACCAATTAAATATTATCTTCTTTGATCTTGTAAGCTAATGTCATTCCTGTCTTATGTTTTTCCATGAGCAACAATATGCATTCTCTGAAATAATTGTGGAAATATGGTAAGTTAAAGTCATTTTCGAAAATATTAGCAAATCTTGGCCATTTTAACTTTAAATCTACTTATCTATTGGGTGAGATGGTATAAAGCCCAACTTAGGCATGAAAAAAGTGATATGACAAATGGCTTGAACAAAAATTGTGTAAAATGCCCAAAGAAGTTTAAATGGGCACATCGAAACAATTCTTTGATGCTGTATTATTATATTGGGACTATCTTAATTAATGCTCTTATTTTTCATGTACCAGCAGAAAGTACTCGATTAGTTTAAAGGTGTAATTGTGTGATCATGAGAGGTGagcaattttaaaaaaatattttttttttcaattaagatgggatgacctCTTGAATAAAAAAATGATCAATAATATTAAGGTATATTGTATCCTACGTAGAttgataaatttttcaaaatATTGTTATACCATATCGATTGGGAAGTAACCTATTTTTGAACATTCATATTGGTGAACATGGGTGAAGTGAGACTTTTAACAGCCTTTATAGCTCACAATGCCTTCGCCTAAAAACTGCTGGCATTAACATTCCTCTATTGGTTGAGGTTCGGGATCATCAAGAAGTTGCATGCATCTAGTTATAGTTACTTTTATTGTGGAAAAGAGGCTTTCACGATGAGTAATTTTTGAAGGATGAATTTTGTAATTACACCCTTTTAAGGTTGTTCAAGTTGGATAAATTATGATAACACAGTATTTTGTATTTTTGTGATCCTGACAAGTGTGATTTAGTCTGATGTCTGATATTTTGTAAGTTTCTTGTTCCCCTCTTCTTTAGAAGCAAGAAGTCTCATCTCTGCTTTGACATAGTGGTTGTTTATTGGCGTGTGTATTGTTGGTATGCCTTAGGTTCTCTTAACTATATGCATGCTCCTAGTAACTTTATTTTAGCAGCTTGATTAAGCATGACCTGATGCCTTATTAATCGTGATTGAATCAGGAATATTTGTGATAAACCCATCCCGAACCAATACAAACCTTATAAATTACTTTTAACTCGTGATTGAATCAGGAATATTTGTGTCATGACTTGGCAGGGTTGCGCCAGGCCCGTGCAGTAGTGCAACGCATGGGCGACGCTCGAGGGCCCCGGCAGCAAGCTACCGTGGTGGGCTCTCCCCCAcaagaaattaatttaatatcatggtggatcgatgacccacgtatcagatattaaactgataagaacagatactacacttgatcttagccaaaaggccgaGAAAGGTATGATTTTGTAAGGAGCCATCGACCTCTTTTTATAGTCTCCTGTCTTGCTCTTCGTTCTGTTCCCAGCGATGTGGGACAACTCAAGCCTCACCACGACGAACAAAGCCAAAACCATCTTCTTGGTTTAGAAGAACGATGGGTTCCATACTGAAGATGATGATGGAATCCACGCCTTCATGGAAGTTGACTCCTTCAAAACTCTCTTCCTAAATCTGGACACCAGATAATTAGAGTGTGTCGCCATGAAGCTGTCAACACTGAGACTCCCTTTGAGGTCAGAACGATGTGTATGAATGAAAAACAAAAGAGACGAGCTTCAAGCTGTTAGGCGATGGTTCTCAATAGATTTCTGATCATCGAGTGAATAAGGCTGATCTATTATACCACTTAGACAAGCAATGAAGAGTGTCCCATCGAAAGAGCTTTATGCTCTGAGGTCCTATAGATGACGATTCAGCATCCAAGTGCGTGGAAACAGAATCAATCATGTTTGGTGTATATAGGTGAAACCAACGTGAATCAACTGGAAATGCAATAGCATATTTTGATTGCTTATCGATGAGCGTTCCATTCGGATCAAGAGAACTAACTGACAGAATTGTACTCACTGATCCACCGCTGCATATCCATGTAAACAAaagacttttgagaggagttgttGAGAGTCGTTGTACAAGCAGTTATGGAGGAGAATGAAGGAAGAAGACCAAATGACGAAACGTTCCACGCAGAGATGCCAGAGCAAGAACCGGTTTGCTTGCGGAAGAGTGGTGGTAGTGCCACCTCTCGCTTCCTCTCTCTATTTCAGACTCGGCGAATCACCACTAAACGAAGGATGCCACAGCTGCGGTGGATGCTCGCTCGGCCTTCGTCTTCCCCGCCTCGATCTGGGGAGCCAAGAATTAGCCTCTTGTTCTTCTCCGGAAGCCTAATTGTTGGAATAATTTTCTCAAAGAAAAGGGAGATCGAGAAGCGATGATAATTTCGACGAGAGAAAAAAACGAATTAAGAAGGATTAGGAGGACCTTTTTGTTCTTCTCGACGGGAGAAGTTGTCGCTTCATCAGG from Musa acuminata AAA Group cultivar baxijiao chromosome BXJ1-3, Cavendish_Baxijiao_AAA, whole genome shotgun sequence encodes the following:
- the LOC135584729 gene encoding protein DETOXIFICATION 27-like — translated: MGNGEERIALLQGEVNEEEVSGTGLVRRSWIESRKLWRIVGPAIFGRVVIYSLNVITQAFAGHLGDLELASISIANTVVVGFSFGLMLGMASALETLCGQAFGAKKYHMLGVYLQRSCIVLFLCAVLLLPIYFFATPILMLIGQPPELAVQAGQVSMWFIPLHFSFVFLFPLQRFLQCQLKNSIIVIVSAVCLVVHLLVTWLFVSKLQFGLIGTVFTLNFSWWVGIFCLFGYIACGSCPDTWTGFSMEAFGGLWEFIKLSAASGVMLCLENWYYRVLILMTGYLKNAEIAVDAISICMSLNGWELMIPLAFFAGTGVRVANELGAGNGKAARFATIVSVATSAVIGLFFCLLVLVLHDKFALIYSSSSVVVEAVDELSLLLALTVLLNSVQPVLSGVAVGSGWQALVAYVNIGTYYLVGIPAGILMGWVFKLGVLGIWAGMIGGTAVQTLILAIMTIRCDWDEEAKNASARMEKLATSSKP
- the LOC103979211 gene encoding uncharacterized protein LOC103979211 isoform X1 gives rise to the protein MARSLLSPMPSSPQFSSIYRRLALLPCRFVGISTSVRAHRRLLFLRAAAQSPGPAGDDASSLSQEDAQKKNSKTAAPDLPSLPYPNIPIWARWVLGAAVILAVPFYRRFLKIEGEVKKTAKAAVGVVEKVAEATEKIAMEVAEALPENTKLKQVALEVEEIAEVVDNEAKLAETILEEVLPASFLISPPYKSTTWWRRWTLWLSPSLTNWKAEKER
- the LOC103979211 gene encoding uncharacterized protein LOC103979211 isoform X2 codes for the protein MARSLLSPMPSSPQFSSIYRRLALLPCRFVGISTSVRAHRRLLFLRAAAQSPGPAGDDASSLSQEDAQKKNSKTAAPDLPSLPYPNIPIWARWVLGAAVILAVPFYRRFLKIEGEVKKTAKAAVGVVEKVAEATEKIAMEVAEALPENTKLKQVALEVEEIAEVVDNEAKLAETILEEVDDVVEKVDTLVEPIVDELEGGEGEVTRQGKDSKETI